The genomic segment CAATCGGCTGAAAATTAATATCGTGCTGGTCCGCGATGACCCAGGGAAGAGACGTCATCACGTGCTTAGGAGCCGCTATTGATTAGCCTCAAAATTAACCATAAGGACAGTGAGGAATCGATGAATATTGCGCATTATCTCGAATTGCAGGGCATGAAAAAAGGCAGATTGGAAGGGTTGATGGAGGGCATGCGCAAAGGGATGCTCGAGGGGCTCCTGGAAGGGATGGACAAGGGCAGGCTGGAAGGCAAGAAAGAAGGGCGCAGGCAGGCTACGCTTAGCATCGCCACTCATCTGCTGGCCGGCGGTGTAGATCGCACGCTAATTAAAAATTGCACAGGACTCACTGAAAAAGAACTGCAGCGTCTGCATACGGAGTATTTTATGAAATTAGTTTAATAAGGTGTTTACTTTATTCCATTTGCCGTAATGGGGAGGGGGGATTCATTTTGCCAAGCGTAATGAATTAGCTTTGCTGAATAATGATTTATAATGCTGAGATAGTCGATAATCAACACTCTATTATGGTGAGTCTGAATTATTATCACTCGCAAAAAAGGCCGCGCCGAAAAACCTGCGCGGCAATATTGTTTCCATAAAATCCCACGTAAGGTTTAGTCTTACAGCGTTCTCAGTATAATTGAAAGAAAATTGCGCTGTAAATACCGAAGTCGTTAACTTGGCACAATAATTTTTATCCGATCCGCCACCCTACGGGCAGGGTTTAAAAGGATATCTATTATTAGCGTTAACAACAAATTTTAACAACCCGGGTTCGTCATAACTCTTTAATGTTATCGCGGGAAAGGGTTATTGGAACATATTCTTCGCGCATTATTTGTATAGTTAGCGTACCGGTAAATCGCACTCTTTAGTGCAATGATGCGGTTGAGTAGGGGACATCTTCACGGCCAGGGGTCGCACCGGATTAACGATAGCGCCAACGCGCATAGGCAACGTGGCGAAGGCGTAGCCCGTCAGGGGCCGGTTTTACTGGGCTCCGAGCAATACGGTTCAATGCTCCTGCGCCGTCAGCCTGGGGTTCATTCAGACCCTGTCGTCGGCTAAGGCAAGCGCAAGCGCACCGTAGGCCGCTTTGCGTGCGTTGCGGCCGGCAAAACACTTTCTTGGGCAATACAACCTCGGCTTTAAGGCAGTAAAGCACGTGATTTCGAGCTTTGAGACGCCGGGCTCCGATTATCGAGGCGCAAGATCCCGGGCATTGAGGGGCTGGGCTCCCGGCATCGAGACGCCGGGTTCTGGGTAATAAAGCGCAAGAGAAAGTGTCCTGCAATCCGTTAAAACGCCCGAGGCCGCGCGGCGGCAAAAGGATGCACCGTTGCCTCAGCCGCCGCTGCCGTCCGGTTACGCCATAATCCCTGTGGCGCGATTGCGCCCGCAGATTTGGCAGAAAAGGGCATTCGTGCCATGTAAAGGTGAAACAGGCGCCTTGTGTGGCTCGCCGAGCGAATATCGCCAGGGCCGCCGCCTGGCGTTGCTAACCACAAGAGGGTGTTTGAACCGCCGACGCGGGGAAAACTAGGCGCGAATGTCGCCGTCGATGCGGAGGATGAAACCGAAAACGCGCCCTTTGCCGTAGCGATCTCATTCACCTTTAACACGTTATGTCCTGCCAGGTAAGGCAGTCAGGCTCGGCAACGGTATGCACCTATCGGCAGCGCGGGCCGCCAGCGCCTGGCCCCAATAAACCGCTGCCGCCAATGGACCGCGGAGGGAGTGAAGACGAAAATTTATCCTGTTTCGGCTGTCAGAATAAGTCAAGTAATCGTTACTTATTCAGTTGATTTTCAAAAGAGTAATTTAATGCGAAGCGTTACTGGATGCGGAAAAATAGCGAGCGGTATTATTACGTGTAATATGAAAAAAGCCGCGCCGTAAACGGTGAGCGGCTAAAAAATTTCCAAATAAACGCTAAATGCGTTTGATTTATAACATATAGAGACGGCAGTATAGTTTAATTCACGGCCCGCTGTAAACAACTGAGTGGTAAATGGTTCCATTAATGTGGAAAGGGAGTTTAATCCCGCGGTGGATTGTATTATATCTATTTTTTCGCGTGGCTCTTAAAATAATCACGTTCCATAATCTAGTTAATTTGTCACTAGAATGGTTGATTATCGAACCTTTCATGCGCGGCTTTTTCGCGTTTCAGGTATATATTACTTCTGGCGCAGGGTTCTTATCACGGGTGATGAATAAGCCGTTTTCATGGCGCCGGCTCGGTATAATCTTGGCAACAGCAGCGCGGCCATTAACCCCAGCAAGCCCGCTAGCGATAGCCAAACGCCAGACAGCGCATTGTCGCCGCTTTGATGAATAAGCACACTCGCGATGGCGGGGGTGAAGCCGCCAAAGATCGCTGTCGCTAAACTGTAGGCCATGGAAAAACCGGTGGCGCGCACCTCGGCGGGCATGATTTCCGTCAGCGTGACTACCATGGCGGCATTGTAGCCGGCGTAGAGAAAGGAGAGCCAGAGCTCCGCGGCAATGAGACGCTGCAAGGTAGGCGCGTCCGCCAGCCAGTATAGTACCGGATAGGACGTCAGCAGCATCAGGCTGGTAAAGGTCAGCAACAGCGGGTGGCGACCGATTTTATCCGATAGCGCCCCCATCAGCGGCAGCCAGAAAAGATTGGAGAGACCCACGCCTAACGTAACAATAAAACTTTCCTCGGCGCTGAAATGAAGTATCGCTTTGCCATAGGTCGGGGTAAAAGCGGTGATCATATAAAACGAGACGGTGGTGGCGGCAACCATGCAAACGCCAAGGGCTATCAGCGGCCAGCTGCGCGTCACCGAGCGGAAAATCTCGCGGGTGCGCGGCGGAGGTCAGCGTTTTTGGAATGCCTCGCTTTCCTCGAGCATGCGCCGGATCCAAAACAAGCAGGGCAGGATCAGACAGCCGACGATAAATGGAATACGCCACCCCCAACGCGACATCATGTCCGCGCCGACGTAATGATTGAGCGTCATGCCTAGCAGGGCGGCAAAAATGACCGCGAGCTGCTGACTGGCGGACTGCCAACTGATGTATAACCCTTTTCTGCCGGCGGGCGCGATTTCCGCCAGATAGACCGACACCCCCCCAGTTCAACGCCGGCGGAAAACCCCTGCAATAGCCGGGTACGCAGGCGATGGTCAGCGTGCCGAACGCCATAAGTCCCAGCGTCAATACCAGCCCGGCACGCCTGCCGCTGCGGTCGATATAGGCGCCAAGCACCAGCGCGCCCAGCGGGCGCATCAGAAAGCCGGCGCCAAAGGTCATCATGGTCAACATCAGTGAGGCAAAGGGCGTTCCGGCAGGGAAAAAGGTGGCGGCTATGGCGCTGGCATAATAGCCAAATACTATAAAATCATACATTTCAAGAAAGTTACCGCTGATTACTCTGACTACGTTGATGAAGCTGGCCTGCCGGGCCGGCGCGGTAGAAGGCGTAGGCATAATCACTGCTCCGGAAATGAATCGCGGGGGCGGCACAACGCGTGGGCCGTCAAACGGCCGTTATAGCGCCCCGGTCGTAGTGCTGGAGTATAAGCGGCCAGTCGCAGCAGCGAATGCAGAAAGATGTTGCGCATTCAGGCAATAACGGGCGTGGTCGGTTTGTCCGGCCAAGCCCGCAATTTGGCCATGCCGGCCGTGTCGTTTTACGGTAAACTTTGGTGCGTGTTAACGTCGCAATGAATTTTCCGCGCCCGACGGTGTCGAGAATTTTCGCAACCCGGTGGAGCATGATGCCCGCAGTCCGGTGTCTTTATTGCAGTTAGACGGCTCCACACGGACAATACATCGCCCAGTACAGGAACCTATTCCGGCATGGAACGAAGATCATTTATCAAAACGTCCCTGGCGCTGGCCGCTTACTGCGGCGCGCCGACCATGGCCACATTGTTTACACGTTCAACGTAGGCTCCGGAAAACATTGCCGACGGCAGCGCGAGCCACTTTGATTTCTCCACGCTGAAAACCCTGGCTGCCGATTTGTCACGCAAGCCTTTCGGCGGGCCGCCGGCGGAGTTGCCCAAAACGCTGGCGGAGCTTACGCCGCAGGCCTATAACGAAATTCAATACGACGCCAATCATTCGCTCTGGCACGACATTCCCAACCGCCAGCTGGATGTCCATTTATTCCACGTCGGTATGGGCTTCAAGCGCCGAGTGCGCGTTTACGCCGTGGACCAAAGCCAAGCCTTGAAGCGGGAAATTCATTTCCGGCCAGAATTATTTAACTATCATAACGCCGGCGTCGATAGCCAGCAGTTGGAAGGGCGTGATAACCTCGGTTTTGCCGGTTTCAAGGTCAATAAGGCTCCGGAACTCACCCGGCGCGACGTGGTTTCCTTCCTTGGCGCCAGCTATTTCCGCGCGGTGGATGACACCTACCAGTACGGCCTGTCGGCCCGCGGTTTGGCCATCGACACGTTTACCGATAAGCTGGAAGAGTTTCCCGACTTTGTCGCCTTTTGGTTTGAAACCCCAAAAGCCAGCGATACCACCTTTACCGTCTACGCCCTGCTGGACGGCCCCAGCGCGACCGGCGCCTACCGCTTCGTTATCCACTGCGAGCCCCAGCGCGTCGTGATGGATATCGAAAAATACATTCATGCCCGCAGCGATATCAAACAGCTCGGGATCTCGCCGATGACCAGTATGTTTAGCTGCGGTACCAGCGAGCGCCGCATGTGCGATACCATTCATCCGCAGATACATGACTCCGATCGGCTGGCGATGTGGCGCGGCAACGGCGAATGGGTGTGTCGACCGCTGAATAATCCGCAAAAATTGCAGTTTAACGCCTACCAGGATGACAATCCGAAAGGGTTCGGTTTGCTGCAGCTTGACCATAATTTCAACAACTATCAAGATGTTATCGGCTGGTATAATCAGCGGTCCAGTTTGTGGGTGGAGCCTGTCTGGCCCTGGGGCAAGGGCAGCGTGAATCTGCTGGAAATCCCGACCACCGGCGAGACGCTGGATAATATCGTCTGCTTTTGGCAGCCCGCCGAGCCGATTAAAGCCGGTAATGAATACAGTTTCCGCTATCGGCTTTACTGGAGCGGCGAGCCCCCTGTCAGCAGCCCGCTGGCCCGGGTCAAGGCGACCCGTACCGGCATGGGAGGATTTCCTGAAGGCTGGGCGCCCGGCGAGCATTTTCCAGATACCTGGGCGCGCCGTTTCGGCGTCGATTTCGTCGGCGGGCAGCTGAAAGCGTCGGCGGATAAAGGCATCGAGCCGGTCATCACGCTGTCCAGCGGTAAGGTGAGCAATATTGAAATTCTGTATGTGAAACCGATGGATGGCTACCGCATTCTGTTCGACTGGACGCCCACCAGCGACGCTGTCGATCCCGTCGAGCTGCGTATGTACCTGCGTACCGGGCAGGAGGCGCTGAGTGAAACCTGGCTATACCAATATTTCCCGCCGCCGCCGGATAAACGCAAGTATATTGACGATCGCACGATGAGCTGACGCCAGCAACGGTCACGCGTTGTCCTGGCGAGGGCCGGCGCGGGAATGTGACTCCGCACCGGCCGTCACGTTACAGACTCGGGTCCACTGCGTCAGGGGCAAGCGCGCGCAGCGGCGTGCTGATAAGCCAGGGCCTCAGGGTCTGTGGCGAAGGATCGGTGGCTTTGATGATGCGTTGTTGTACGATCCATTTCCCTTCCGACGCCAGCAGCGTTGGCAAATCACTTTTCAACTGAATACCAAAATCGGTATCGCGCCACATCGCTTCCAGCGCGGCCTGCTGCAATGTGGCGTGCATGGATGTGGCTACCAGCGCCATGGCACCGGCGGGATCGCGTTTGAGATCGGCGTCCGCGCGCAGTAATGCCGTCAGGAGTCCTTTGACCACCGCGGGCTTATTGTTGATAACGGCCTGCGACACCGCCAGCAGAAAGTGGGATTGATAGCTTTCGCTTTGCAGTTCGCGATAGTCGGCGCCCAGCGCTTTGCGCGCGACGCTTTCGACGCCGGCGAACGGTACTATGGCCTGGATATCGCCGCGGAGTAGGGAGGGGATCAGATCCACCGGCGCGACATTGACCCGTTCAGCGCTCACCTCCCCCTGGCTCAGCAGTTGGCTCAGATAGTAATCGGTGTTGGTGCCGAGGGGCGTGCCGATCTTCAGCCCGGCCAGATCGCTTACGCTGCTCAGCGGGCCGTATTTGGCCGAGCTGATGACCCGTGTACCCCGGTAGCGCGCGACATCGGCTACGATGCCAAAGGGCTGCTGACGCAGTGCGCCGGTGATGGCGGGAAATTCGGTTAACGTCGCCGCCTCCACTTGCCCGCCCAACAGCGCCTCGAAGGTTTCTCGGCCGCTGGGGAAATTAATGCGCCGCAGGTTAATGCCGGCATCGTTGAAGTAACTTTTAGCGAGGGCGATTTCTACCTGTGGCATCAGCGGGGTCGGCGACCAGGCAAGCGTCACCGTTTCCGTCGCGGCAGACGCCGCCATGATCATTAGGGTCGGTAACGCCGCAGCAATGCGCCAAACTTGCGTTAATCTCATCGTGTTTCCCGTGGTTGGTTTTGGTCGGTGGGGTAGCCGTTGTTCGCGGCAGGATGCCGTCTGTTGATGTCGGTATAGGGCGTCATGACGGCTGCACCAGCGGGCGCAGTGATGACAGAATCTCTTCGCGGATATCCAACAGAGTGGCATTCTCGCGATTGAGCGCCCGCGGCCGCGGCTGGTTCAGGCTATAGCTGCGGATAATTTTGCCCGGCGCGGCGGACATCACATCGATGCGGTCCGCCAGCAGCAGCGCTTCGTCCACATCGT from the Candidatus Sodalis pierantonius str. SOPE genome contains:
- a CDS encoding ABC transporter substrate-binding protein, with protein sequence MIMAASAATETVTLAWSPTPLMPQVEIALAKSYFNDAGINLRRINFPSGRETFEALLGGQVEAATLTEFPAITGALRQQPFGIVADVARYRGTRVISSAKYGPLSSVSDLAGLKIGTPLGTNTDYYLSQLLSQGEVSAERVNVAPVDLIPSLLRGDIQAIVPFAGVESVARKALGADYRELQSESYQSHFLLAVSQAVINNKPAVVKGLLTALLRADADLKRDPAGAMALVATSMHATLQQAALEAMWRDTDFGIQLKSDLPTLLASEGKWIVQQRIIKATDPSPQTLRPWLISTPLRALAPDAVDPSL